The following are from one region of the Deltaproteobacteria bacterium genome:
- the rpmA gene encoding 50S ribosomal protein L27: MAHKKAGGSSRNGRDSNGQRRGVKRYGGQVVSAGSILVRQVGTKIYPGVNVGLGKDYTLYARIEGVVQYEDRGNRKQVNIVPLS; this comes from the coding sequence ATGGCTCATAAAAAAGCAGGCGGGAGTTCCAGAAATGGCAGGGACAGCAATGGGCAGAGGCGCGGTGTAAAGAGGTACGGAGGGCAGGTTGTTTCTGCAGGAAGCATTCTCGTTCGCCAGGTAGGAACAAAGATATATCCAGGAGTGAATGTAGGGCTTGGAAAGGACTACACGCTTTATGCCAGGATTGAAGGTGTTGTTCAATATGAAGACAGGGGTAACAGAAAACAGGTAAACATTGTGCCGCTTTCATAA
- the rplU gene encoding 50S ribosomal protein L21 → MYAVIRTGGKQQTVAEGDVIKVEKLSGDAGSQIEFKDVLMVGSDKEIKVGQPTLVNVKVVGEVVEQGKSKKVIAFKMKRRKGFHKKIGHRQQFTSVRIKEIKA, encoded by the coding sequence ATGTACGCTGTAATAAGGACGGGCGGGAAACAACAGACTGTTGCTGAAGGTGATGTAATAAAAGTAGAAAAATTATCTGGCGATGCAGGCAGCCAGATAGAATTTAAAGATGTATTAATGGTTGGAAGCGATAAAGAGATAAAGGTCGGCCAGCCAACGCTTGTCAATGTCAAAGTTGTAGGTGAGGTTGTTGAACAGGGCAAGTCTAAAAAGGTTATTGCGTTCAAGATGAAACGTCGGAAGGGATTTCACAAGAAGATTGGGCACAGGCAACAATTTACAAGTGTCCGAATAAAAGAAATAAAGGCATAA